The following coding sequences are from one Candidatus Eisenbacteria bacterium window:
- a CDS encoding S8 family serine peptidase, translating to MWMALGVCLLEALEPRPSVSVRIIVAPLVSAHSTWTSKLDALGLRRLSRLPITAPSGWLHRIPGELLLFEASDTLRARLALDALRDSPEIAWAEPETERTTCDAWMTPPVSAPAQAPPPPTLPPQFPNDPLFRDGRQWGLRNAGTPYAGRAGADVRALEAWSVSRGRDAVILGVVDTGIDPTQPELGGQLADGSPRIRSAFNTADPRESVHDSIGHGTLVAGVMAARTGNGTMFDSLGVAGVCGGDGSGNAGCRIVPVRVTHGGLRTAGTFAIANGILHAAGAGARAINLSFAGSSPSRAERLALATAIARSSIVVAASGNDGYTAGSAARWPAAHAAEGLCIQVGASDSFDERANFSSFGPGLDLLAPGVEVWGTSMTYRGSTGYQFPGCVAAAGTSFAAPFVTGAIGLVAALRDDLLPDDHGPLLRAAARDIGPAGFDATSGAGVLDLERTLQLAARDRAVWHAELAPSVSLAARDSLRVGEPGIAILDSLGGQARVEWWFARAPFTLPDSLADSTLDAPALAWARASRSRTIRDDRTPPWLSTWAQVTRSGPRRYEATGWLARVVDPRAERLDPALSRWIPCPPESARIAVTALAARRMATNGPAPAPASTPAFAVSPNPFRGELSLSGRPGDRLAILDLAGRRVARITLDARGRGQWNGQNEARRRVPPGLYFARRIDGREVVRLVRLD from the coding sequence ATGTGGATGGCGCTCGGCGTGTGCCTGCTCGAGGCTCTGGAGCCTCGACCGTCGGTATCCGTTCGGATCATCGTTGCACCGCTCGTTTCCGCGCACTCGACGTGGACTTCGAAACTCGATGCGCTGGGGCTGCGGCGGTTGAGCCGGCTTCCGATCACGGCTCCGTCGGGGTGGCTCCATCGCATTCCCGGCGAACTGCTGCTGTTCGAAGCCTCCGACACGCTGCGTGCCCGGTTGGCACTCGACGCATTGCGCGACTCCCCCGAGATCGCGTGGGCCGAGCCCGAAACCGAGCGCACCACCTGCGATGCGTGGATGACGCCTCCGGTGTCTGCACCCGCGCAAGCACCACCGCCTCCCACGCTGCCGCCCCAGTTTCCGAACGACCCGCTGTTCCGAGACGGACGCCAGTGGGGACTTCGAAACGCGGGCACGCCCTACGCAGGCCGCGCCGGCGCCGATGTGCGCGCGCTCGAGGCGTGGAGCGTGAGCCGCGGCCGCGACGCCGTGATCCTGGGTGTGGTCGACACCGGGATCGACCCGACACAGCCCGAGCTGGGCGGTCAGCTCGCGGACGGCTCACCCCGCATCCGTTCCGCGTTCAATACCGCCGATCCTCGCGAATCGGTGCACGACTCGATCGGACACGGCACGCTGGTCGCAGGCGTAATGGCGGCGCGCACCGGAAACGGCACGATGTTCGACTCGCTCGGGGTCGCGGGGGTGTGCGGCGGTGACGGCTCGGGCAACGCGGGATGTCGCATCGTGCCGGTCCGCGTCACGCACGGCGGCCTGCGAACCGCCGGTACGTTCGCAATCGCGAACGGCATCCTGCACGCGGCCGGCGCGGGTGCCCGCGCCATCAATCTGTCGTTCGCCGGCAGCTCGCCATCACGCGCCGAGCGCCTCGCACTGGCGACCGCGATCGCGAGAAGCTCGATCGTGGTGGCGGCGAGCGGTAACGACGGCTACACCGCCGGCAGCGCGGCCCGCTGGCCGGCCGCACATGCCGCCGAGGGACTCTGCATCCAGGTCGGTGCCAGCGACTCGTTCGACGAACGCGCGAACTTCTCGTCGTTCGGTCCGGGGCTCGATCTGCTGGCGCCGGGCGTCGAGGTGTGGGGAACCTCCATGACCTATCGCGGCTCCACCGGCTACCAGTTCCCCGGCTGCGTCGCGGCTGCCGGCACCTCATTCGCCGCCCCATTCGTGACCGGTGCGATCGGGCTCGTGGCCGCACTGCGCGACGACCTGTTGCCCGATGATCATGGGCCGCTGCTGCGCGCCGCGGCCCGCGACATCGGCCCGGCCGGATTCGACGCCACCAGCGGCGCCGGAGTGCTCGACCTCGAGCGCACGCTGCAACTGGCCGCGCGCGACCGCGCGGTCTGGCATGCGGAGCTGGCACCCAGCGTGAGCCTCGCCGCTCGCGACTCGCTGCGAGTCGGCGAGCCCGGCATCGCGATCCTTGACTCACTCGGCGGCCAGGCTCGCGTCGAGTGGTGGTTCGCGCGCGCGCCATTCACCTTGCCCGACTCGCTCGCCGACTCGACGCTCGACGCTCCCGCGCTCGCGTGGGCACGAGCCTCGCGCAGCCGCACGATTCGAGACGATCGAACGCCGCCCTGGCTCTCGACCTGGGCACAGGTGACGCGAAGCGGACCGCGTCGATACGAAGCCACCGGCTGGCTCGCGCGCGTCGTCGACCCGCGCGCCGAGCGCCTCGATCCCGCGCTGTCCCGCTGGATCCCGTGCCCGCCCGAGTCCGCGCGCATCGCCGTTACGGCACTCGCGGCGCGGCGCATGGCGACAAACGGACCGGCGCCGGCACCAGCATCGACCCCGGCATTCGCGGTGTCGCCCAATCCCTTTCGCGGCGAGCTGAGCCTGAGCGGCCGGCCCGGTGATCGCCTCGCGATCCTCGATCTCGCCGGCCGCCGCGTGGCGCGAATCACGCTCGACGCGCGCGGACGGGGGCAATGGAACGGGCAGAACGAAGCGCGGCGACGGGTGCCGCCCGGACTCTACTTCGCGCGCCGCATCGACGGGCGCGAAGTGGTGCGACTGGTCCGACTCGACTGA
- a CDS encoding LamG domain-containing protein produces the protein MRFARAALLCGAGLMLAGCATTFPELEPRVRSRGPEAPNVDSVTVALWRFDDAAGGQSTDTGPFRLAGTFGIDTRPDFGRFGQARRFERSTGSFMVVSPSTHLVPRDGFSCEAWVNIDEYGQYELTPIACCWTEDPNRQSWMFAIGGQRLEPPRAYIASPGFHNFIAPLGSLGRLIFAFQPDAAGAPVSYQSAVLVERKRWVHVAVTLDGELVRLWIDGLLDSQYATRSHIRSSDAPLLVANYFDTRRLTDFTGSLRLDGGDPNPYYAFVGSIDELRISSAARVDFPRPGGR, from the coding sequence ATGCGCTTCGCGCGCGCGGCACTGTTGTGCGGAGCCGGTTTGATGCTGGCCGGCTGCGCCACCACGTTTCCGGAACTCGAACCCCGGGTGCGATCGCGCGGCCCCGAAGCGCCGAACGTGGACTCGGTCACGGTCGCGCTGTGGCGCTTCGACGATGCGGCCGGCGGCCAGTCGACCGACACCGGGCCATTCCGGCTCGCCGGAACTTTCGGCATCGACACCCGGCCCGACTTCGGACGCTTCGGACAGGCGCGTCGCTTCGAACGCAGCACCGGCTCCTTCATGGTGGTGTCGCCGAGCACCCACCTGGTGCCGCGCGACGGCTTCAGTTGCGAGGCGTGGGTGAACATCGACGAGTACGGTCAGTACGAACTCACTCCGATCGCCTGTTGCTGGACCGAGGACCCGAATCGCCAGAGCTGGATGTTCGCGATCGGCGGCCAGCGACTCGAACCGCCGCGCGCCTACATCGCGAGCCCCGGCTTCCACAACTTCATCGCACCGCTCGGCTCGCTCGGGCGGCTCATCTTCGCGTTTCAGCCCGACGCGGCCGGCGCACCGGTCAGCTATCAGTCCGCGGTGCTGGTCGAACGCAAGCGCTGGGTCCACGTGGCCGTCACACTCGACGGCGAGCTGGTACGGCTGTGGATCGACGGACTGCTCGACTCGCAGTACGCGACGCGCAGTCACATCCGTTCGAGTGACGCGCCGCTGCTGGTCGCCAACTACTTCGACACCCGGCGGCTGACCGACTTCACCGGCAGCCTGCGCCTCGACGGCGGCGATCCGAACCCGTACTACGCCTTCGTGGGTTCGATCGACGAGCTGCGCATCTCGTCGGCGGCGCGCGTCGACTTCCCGCGCCCGGGCGGACGCTAG